From one Vanacampus margaritifer isolate UIUO_Vmar chromosome 12, RoL_Vmar_1.0, whole genome shotgun sequence genomic stretch:
- the nanp gene encoding N-acylneuraminate-9-phosphatase, with amino-acid sequence MDGNSIKAILFDLDNTLIETYRAGELAMQKTHELLKTSLALDDDTITNICDKFMQKLLQQKFDPAAGRSTDEIRVGHWEDSIKESVDSCSTPSLAAQCYYMWKNGRLELLKLSPKISDLLKQLRRKYKLLLLTNGISQTQWEKVKAVGCESFFDRIVVGGDYPEQKPYPSIFKVCFDLLQVEPQDCIMVGDSLDTDIQGGFNAQVRATVWVNSAGDAVPDGSVTPDYTLSTVLDLEDILAQLN; translated from the exons ATGGACGGTAACTCAATAAAGGCTATATTATTTGACTTAGACAACACGCTCATCGAAACATACAGGGCTGGTGAATTGGCGATGCAAAAG ACCCATGAACTTTTGAAGACCTCACTGGCTCTTGATGATGACACCATCACCAACATTTGTGACAAGTTCATGCAAAAACTTCTGCAGCAGAAATTTGACCCGGCAGCTGGCAGATCCACCGATGAGATCCGAGTGGGTCACTGGGAAGACAGCATTAAGGAAAGTGTGGATAGTTGTTCAACACCCTCCCTGGCAGCTCAGTGCTACTACATGTGGAAAAATGGTCGACTGGAGCTGCTGAAGCTGTCCCCTAAGATATCCGATCTTCTGAAACAACTTCGGAGGAAATACAAGCTTCTGCTCCTGACCAACGGGATTTCTCAAACACAATGGGAGAAAGTGAAGGCTGTCGGTTGTGAAAGCTTTTTTGATAGAATTGTGGTTGGGGGAGATTACCCCGAGCAGAAACCTTACCCTTCCATCTTCAAAGTGTGTTTTGACCTGCTGCAGGTGGAACCCCAGGACTGCATAATGGTTGGAGACTCACTCGACACTGACATCCAGGGAGGGTTCAATGCACAAGTGCGTGCTACTGTTTGGGTTAACAGTGCAGGTGATGCTGTGCCTGATGGTTCAGTAACTCCTGACTATACACTTTCAACTGTATTGGACCTGGAAGACAttttggcacagctaaattaa